From Chroococcidiopsis sp. TS-821, the proteins below share one genomic window:
- a CDS encoding Dps family protein, whose amino-acid sequence MRKINIGLSDEQRAGVVKLLNRDLADAYLVLIKTKKFHWDVVGPQFRSLHEIWEEQYTALTENIDSIAERVRALGGFPVGTAKGFLENSTIQEQEDNIPLATEMVAQLVDDHEQIIRNLREHVDQCSEEFHDEGTADFLTGLMEQHEEMAWMLRSFIEGEALKADGSKPEPEMKVPAQVK is encoded by the coding sequence ATGCGTAAGATCAATATTGGTTTATCGGACGAGCAACGCGCAGGCGTAGTTAAATTACTAAACCGCGACCTAGCTGATGCGTATTTAGTCCTCATCAAAACTAAAAAGTTTCATTGGGATGTTGTAGGACCACAATTTCGTTCGCTTCATGAAATTTGGGAAGAGCAATACACCGCTTTAACTGAAAACATTGATTCGATTGCTGAGCGAGTACGTGCATTAGGTGGTTTCCCTGTTGGTACTGCTAAAGGTTTTCTAGAAAACTCCACGATTCAAGAGCAAGAAGACAATATTCCACTTGCAACAGAAATGGTTGCGCAGCTAGTAGACGATCACGAGCAAATTATCCGCAATCTGCGCGAGCACGTCGATCAGTGTTCTGAAGAATTCCATGACGAAGGTACAGCTGACTTCCTGACTGGCTTGATGGAACAGCATGAAGAAATGGCGTGGATGTTACGCTCCTTCATCGAAGGTGAAGCATTGAAAGCAGATGGTTCTAAGCCTGAACCAGAAATGAAAGTTCCTGCGCAAGTTAAGTAA
- a CDS encoding helix-turn-helix domain-containing protein, whose protein sequence is MNAQEKSSNRNLEDRLTSALQAQMQQVGLSSFKALADAAGVSLQQIRKLRRGEVGQMRVDTLLKLSQVLQVPLDELVATFGKNSQTTLQPVDTLAKEYQRLQQSFAQQRESLWQEFQQSSLQQLESWLVQWPTAAQKAQENPQLPAVRLLPLMRPLEQLLQRWGVEAIAPVGAELAYDPQLHQLLEGTAQPGDRVKVRYTGYRHRDKLLNRAQVSPVAPSSS, encoded by the coding sequence ATGAATGCACAGGAAAAATCCTCAAATAGGAATCTAGAAGATCGGCTTACCTCTGCACTACAAGCACAAATGCAGCAGGTAGGATTATCGAGTTTCAAAGCGTTGGCTGATGCAGCAGGAGTGTCGCTGCAACAAATTCGCAAGTTACGTCGCGGCGAAGTCGGGCAGATGCGGGTAGATACTTTGCTCAAGCTCTCGCAAGTGCTACAAGTACCATTAGATGAGTTAGTAGCTACTTTTGGAAAAAATTCTCAGACAACGCTACAGCCAGTAGATACATTAGCGAAAGAGTACCAAAGGTTGCAGCAGTCATTCGCACAGCAGCGCGAAAGCTTGTGGCAGGAGTTTCAACAATCGAGTTTACAACAGCTTGAGTCATGGCTGGTACAATGGCCAACAGCAGCGCAAAAAGCACAGGAAAATCCGCAATTACCTGCTGTGCGGTTGTTACCTTTGATGCGACCCTTGGAACAGTTATTGCAGCGATGGGGAGTTGAAGCGATCGCACCTGTTGGAGCCGAATTAGCTTACGATCCGCAATTGCATCAACTCTTAGAAGGGACTGCACAACCAGGCGATCGCGTCAAAGTGCGCTATACCGGCTACCGTCATAGGGACAAGTTACTGAACCGCGCTCAGGTGAGTCCTGTTGCTCCGTCGAGTTCTTGA
- a CDS encoding Dps family protein, translated as MQTQSKVMPVNIGINEEDRKEIAQGLSRLLADSYSLYLKTHNFHWNVTGPMFQTLHVLFEEEYTELATAVDEIAERIRALGYPAPGTYSEFAELSSIEETKGVPKAEDMIRLLVEGQEAVVRTARSIFPVVERVNDEPTADLLTQRMQVHEKNAWMLRSLLEQ; from the coding sequence ATGCAAACTCAAAGTAAAGTTATGCCAGTAAACATTGGCATCAACGAAGAAGACCGCAAAGAAATTGCGCAAGGACTTTCACGTTTACTTGCAGATAGCTACTCACTCTACCTCAAAACACACAACTTTCATTGGAATGTCACAGGTCCAATGTTCCAAACATTACACGTGCTATTTGAGGAAGAATATACTGAGTTAGCAACTGCGGTAGATGAAATTGCCGAAAGAATTAGAGCCTTAGGCTATCCAGCACCTGGAACCTACAGTGAATTTGCTGAACTAAGCTCGATTGAAGAGACAAAAGGCGTTCCTAAAGCTGAAGACATGATTCGGCTATTAGTAGAAGGTCAAGAAGCAGTTGTCCGCACTGCACGTTCGATTTTCCCTGTTGTTGAGCGCGTCAACGACGAACCAACAGCGGATCTTTTAACGCAGCGGATGCAAGTCCATGAAAAAAATGCTTGGATGCTCCGCAGTTTGCTGGAGCAGTAA
- a CDS encoding ParB N-terminal domain-containing protein, giving the protein MVKVQEIPLNQIKRPLPRENDPNKVAALMESIREIGQQEPIDVLEVDGQYYGFSGCHRYEACQRLGKETVLARVRKAPRAVLKMHLA; this is encoded by the coding sequence ATGGTTAAAGTACAAGAAATTCCGCTCAATCAAATCAAACGTCCATTACCACGCGAAAACGATCCGAACAAAGTAGCTGCTTTAATGGAATCGATTCGAGAAATTGGACAGCAAGAACCAATTGATGTTCTCGAAGTTGACGGGCAGTACTACGGTTTTTCAGGATGTCACCGCTACGAAGCGTGTCAGCGGTTGGGGAAAGAGACGGTTCTAGCCAGAGTCCGCAAAGCCCCTCGTGCTGTACTGAAAATGCACTTAGCCTAA